aaacaaataaaaaaaattctgtgaACGTTGACATTTTCTGTTGATAAATGGATAAAAAGTATTATAATTTTCCGTTAGTCGTTTTCATTTCAGCACTACAATTACTTAGAAATTGTCCGTTACCTGGGCCAGTGGCTTGGAGCCGGGGTCCAATTTGCCTCTATAGATGTCAAACTCGGCCCGTTTGTGCCAGAATCTCCATGCATCCAACAGGTTGCGGTAGTTTTCGATCCAGCATTGGACTCGAGGGTCTTTCAACACTTCACCTGGGGAACCCTGTTGGAAAATTAGTTTTCTTTCACATTATTACTTCAGTTTACACATAGCATGGTGAAGCatgtcacaaaaacaaatagtcAAAGTTTACTTGAACAAAATAGCTTCTACAAGTCTCACCCTTCCTACCTCTTCCTGCAACCATCCTGTTTGTGGTGGATGCCTTGTACAATGCAGTGCTCTATTCAAGAGCAGGttagaacaagaaaaaaactaaagcaaACCAAGAGAGGTGTTCTACAGCAAGTTAAATAAGTTACAGACCGGTTCCACCACCACTTTCCATGGTCTTCTTTGTGGAAAAATGCATAAGAGCAAACAACTCCAAAGCGGCTTGCATCATATTGTTATTGGAGGTGGCGATTGTGTTAACAATAACAGTTGTGTCCTTTTAGAAAtgaacagggcaagttttagcATGTGCCTAGATTTCTCAGAACCGAcagttcctttttttctttatctttgtTGCAGTTTTATGCTTAGTTCATTTAGGTTACCGATTAAACCTTTGATTTTGGGCTCATTTACTGTAGCTTCTTAGGGTTGTTCCCTGTACTTTCCCTGTACTTACCCAATCTGCAATTTGCATCGCACAACACAAGTTCAAATAGCATTTTGCATTTAATCCAATGTACAAACACTGTgttgcacagacagacaggttcaaCTGATccacaataaataaacagtaacCTGCTTCAAATATGATTGAAGAAAAGTATTGTTGTTACTGTTGCCTTAGAAAACACGATGTTATCATTCAGCACTTCATTTCCATGAATTTTAACTTTGCataatgtgtctgtttttgtgaacCTTTAGCATGCAGAAGCTGGCAGTCTGGACATCGCCAGTGCGGTCCACGTGGCTCTCCATGAGGTCTACGCCATCTTTAGACAAACCCGTCAGCAGGATGCCCTCCAGGTTGCCCGCCTCCTTCATCTCATTGGTTAGTTTGTCCATGTATCGAGGCAGCTGCAGCCAAATATTCAAGTTGATCAAATCAGAGAAGAATGCAACATAACCATgcacttttaaaaagaaattcattAGGAAATTGTGTTACAGGATGTGACATATGCATAACTACAGTATGGTGTCATGAGGGCATAATCTGCTGTTGGGTTACCTGTGCGTCGCTGAGAAACATACAGGCAAAGGCAACTCTGTCCCGTACAGCAACACTGCTCTCAtactgaaatacagacaaagaaTCTCATCTTCTCTTGTCATTTCAAATACATATTTATGGTTCACAATTTTCTTTGGGGGGGGAGAGATTCAGTTTGCAACAAGCAGTAGCTTGTAATGTTAAACTCTCTGCTCTGTCACAGCTCTGCAGATAATTCTTTTACACCTAAATCAACTGACTGACTAAATGTACTTACCATGGAGTCATCACTTCTGACCAGCATAAGGtctaaatagataaataaatgtaacaGCAGCTGGTGGCCAGAACCTGATGCAACTGAGGGAGGAAAAAGCACAAACATACACTCTGTCCTGGGCACAGGCACAGTTTCTGTGAGGTGTTTTATGGCTTTAAACAAATTTCTTCCTGTGCACCTGAGGATTTCCCCAATAAAGACCACTGGAGTATATACAACCTATTCATCACAGTGTTAAGAATATGTAAAAGTTTTCATAAAGTGGGAACAAAACAGCTACTGTTCAGTGAGAAAAGAGTGCTaatttaaacatattttcattTGCAATAGAGCTATAAAATTCCATGATAGTAAGAGGTTCAATACCAGCACGCCATCATAGGCTCCAGGCTCACTGGTGAGAAAGGCAAACATGACGCAAAGGTAGGGGTTCTTCAGCTGCAGCCTCAGAGAGCTGCACATCTCCCTCCACAGGGAGGACTTCTCGTCGGTGTAGCCTGACAGAGCCATGGCAACCACGTTTAGGTTCAGGTCACCTGGGAATGACAGGGAGTCAGACATGCAGGTTTAGTCACTATGTGAACAGTCTTTACTGTAAGTGCTGCATCTGTGgttggacaaaaaaaagttttttctgAGACAATTGTTAAAGGCGAGCTAGCTTTGTGGCACATTGAAAAAATAAGTTCCAAGACAAaggaattatttaaaaaagccCTTTGTTTTATGGTTAGctcacattaaaaacaattgCATCAATCTTTGGTCATTGGTGGTCTCCTTCATCAGGGAGTagcatttaaacaaaactaAAGAAAGAGATTTCAAGCACCTTCAAGCAAAAGAAAAGGTACAGACAACTTGTGGATACTGATGGTCGTGTATTGTTTAACATGTGACGTAAAACTCATTCAATCATATTAAGTCACAGACTCCGTTCAATCATTGAAAGTagcttgacattttgggaaattttgCTTATCCGTGTTAGATGAAAAGATCGATAcccctctcatgtctgtacatttaatatgaagctacagccaacagccagcagccagatagcttagcttagcataaagacaggaTGCAGGGGGACACATCCAACATggttctgtccaaaggtaaaaaataaatatcactTACCAGTACATCTAAAGCTCTTCTCATTTACACGTTAGAACCTTTTTACGGTCTATGgttaaaaccaaaatgtatttgttttttaacacatcAGCTTAGATATAACACTTTAAGTAGTGAGTTTTATAGGTGAAGTAAGTGGACTACATGATGACTTAATGCTTGTATAAGTGTGCAGATGAGAATCAGTACACTGAGTCAGAGCTGCTGTTTGATTAAAAAACACTTACTGTTGAGAGGTCTCTGCTGACACACCTTATCTAATGAATCACCATCAGTCATATTCAGGAAAACACTCGGTAGAACACACGGCACAAAAACGTTTGGCCTACACTGGTGGAATTTTTCTACGCCAAGAGACATGTGTAAACAacagccttctctctctccattttcaTTAGACCTCAGTGTGAAAGGCACTGCAGGAGTGTTGTGTGAAAAACAAGGTTTTCCTGCTGTTCCATTTTTGAAATTCCTTAAGACCTTAACTTCATTTGTTAAAAGGCTCTGAAGAAAAAGAGGCACGTAGCACGTTAAGACAAACTATGTTTATCAGGAGAGTACAGTAATATGTTTACCACATttctaaagtgttttttttttttatatatgctCTAGACCTGAGTCCTTAGTCGAAATCGCTTTATAAGGGTTGCCTACATAATTTCCTGTTGAAGCAGCTTGACAAGAAAACGAATAATAATACAATGGCAGGTCCCTGTGCAGTGTAAATCAATGGGATCTTGGTTGGCGAGAGAGAAAAGTTGGTTTAAAAGTTTTTGATTATTAAAttggttggattttttttttttaccgcttCTGCTTCATTTTGAACCACTACatgtataatttaatttagccAAAGACGAAACAAAAGCCCAAGCACATAACAGCTGCAACTATTCAATGAATCAATGTGTTGATTGAAAGAAAAGTAATCGGcactattttaataattgattgccaatgccaaacatttgatctctcctctcccctctctgtgcCTAGACCCTCCCACCCTCCACAGTCCCGCAGCACTCACCCTTCTCAGCGGTGGCTCCCTTGTTTAGGATCTGGATGGCCCGGCGGATGTCCAGGTTGAACAGAGCCACGGCGGCTGCCCGCTCCCACTCACGCTCCTGCTCCAGCGATCGCAGGAACATCTCCACGCCGATGTCGGGACCCCGGCTCAGCCAGCCGCAGAGCCGCAGGGCAAGGCAGCGTTCCTCGCTGTCGTACCGCGGCAAATCTGTCTGGCGGTCAGAACCGCTCCAGCATCTCCGGCTCTCTTTTGTGCCTTGGAGAACCAGGAGGACATACACAGAACGATaaataagtcttttttttttgtttttaatcaatgtaggataaaaaaaaaaaaaaataatcttaattattttttacaaatgctATTTAACTAAGGTCTGATTCTTTCTCACAAGGAGCATTTTATCATATGAAATTTTCAGGGGGTTCAGATGAGTGTGTCACTGACTTACCTGAGCTGGTCTTTACAATGTTCTTGATGCCAGAGTAGACCACCGACTGTTTGTTCCCCTGCAGTTTCAGCTCCATATCCTCTGCACACTGCTTCATATGTGATACTTATATAGGAATTGTAACAGATATTGCAGCTAAAACAACATAATGATAGCACGAAAAAGGGCAGATCGGGGTGCACAAGAACAACAATTACTACAGAATTTTATCACATAACTCAAATTCAAACTGGACCCAAAATAGAATAACAGTTAAACTGCTGCTGAATCCAAGAAATTCAGACATTTTTACTATTTACCATCAAAACAAGAATTAGTACTTACTATAGAAGACAAACTTCAAAATGTAGGATCTATAAAGGTTTACTGTAGGTTTCTGCCTATTGAAACAAAACCGTATCTAtatatgtgttttattataaagatgttttcacCCCCACCAATTGTCATCCAGATTGTCTCATTTTAATCCAAACTAACTGTACACAATCAAAATAGTTACAAAGATGCTATACTCAGACAATTCTAGATAATGACTTATGATAATAAtctatttaattatattttatttacctctattaatatattttctttaaatattatgtacaataataaaatcaatatcTATAAAGGGCAAAAAGACTGTTCTGCACATCTGACTagttagctgtgaaaagggagagaaaaaactaaataagaAGGACTTGTAAAGCACAACATATATAAACTGAGCTGTGTTACCTTatcaatgttttttcttttttttttatcgaaaCGCAGGTGTACCATATCACAATCACTGTTATACCAACATAAATATGAAAACAGTATCACTTCTCCACTAAGAAGGTATTCACACCATTTCACCATCACAAAGGATATAGAACAGATCATACCACAAGGACTTGAGCTGGGGATCGTTCCCTCCCGCCAGCAGGTGGTTCCTCCACACCTGGACGGTGTCGTGCCCGTACCTGGACTGAGCCCTCTGCCTCATCTTAGTGGCGATGTCTTTCTCAATCACGCTCTCCACTCCTTCAGCTCCATCCTCCACGCAGTCGTACAGGTGTCTGCCGCACGCCCACATGAGCGAGGTGGTGGAGCTCCAAGCCAGCGAGATGCGTTCGAACACGGTGAAGTCAGTCATGACCCGGTTGGTTGCTGACACCACCACCATGCGATTCTGAGAAGACGGGTGCCAGGCAAAGCTGCCAATCTGGCTTTCACAGGGCTGCACGCTTCGCTCGATGATGGTGGGCTCCGTCTCATCACCAATGGGTGTAGGAGTGTGTTGCATGTCGTACAAGCGTATGATGTTGCTGTCACGTGTCAGCGTGGCCAGCAGACCGTTACGGGTTGGACACCAAGCAACCTGAGATGAGAAAGGAAAGCATCAAATTATTAAACGCCAACTTCCAGCTTATAAAATCTACTGTATAATATTTTACAACAAACTACATCTTCAGAATCCAAAGAAACCTTGACAACACAGTTCTTATCCCAATTAACCTGGACTGAGTTTAAACATTTTTCTCATCCccgcaaaaacaaactgtattcTGCCCTCCAAGCATTTCAATTCTGTAGTGTGGTGTCTGGTGCCAAACTGCACCATACCTTAGTGAGCGGTTTAGGCTGCTCAGTgagcgtgagcacgggcttctCAAACTTCCTCAGATCCCAGATGGCCACCTGGCCCTCAAAGAAAGAGGCCACACGGTCAGGGAAGTGTGGATCGACTGTCACCCCCTGGATGGCCTTAGTGTTGACAAAAGTTTTCTGGCTTGTgtttctcaggtcaaatattgcGAGGTTCCGGTGCATGCCAGCCAACAGCAACTTTGGGTCACGAAGCAGCCAGCAGAGGGACAGGCAAGCATCGTTCTGGCCTAACTCATACAATGGTTTGGTCACTACTGAGCTCGAATCCAAATCCACAGATGAGAGACGAATCTTCTCAGACGCTACACTGGCCTCTGAAGAAAACTTACTGCTAATGTCCCATATGAGGACAGAGAAGTCTGCCCGGTGCTTGTCCAACCCAGCAGCCAGCAAGTTGCTGTCCACCGGGTTCCAGGCTAAAGTGTTGCATTGACGGGCATGCTTGGGCACAAACTCTTTCCCCACCAGCTCTTTACACGTGGAGTTGTGGCTCTGACCCAGGCTGGTGAGCACCACTCTGCCGTTAGCCTGGCCAACAGCGAGCAAACACTCAGGCTCATGCTTTGGGTACCAGGCCACACATTTCATGTAAGGGGTGTCAGAGTTAATGGCTAGTAAAGTAGCAGCAGTTtcttcagagagagggagagtgccAGCCTTGGTTTCTGAGCTGCCCACAGGTCCAATACGGTACAGTCCCAGCTCAGAGTCACAGATGACATAGCGGTCCGGGTGGTGGGGAGACCACAGGATGTCTGGCTTGGAGCCACTCATGATTTAGAAGCAGCTAGAAGAATCTCAAGGAATTCTGCCTTCTATAACCTGGAGATTGGACAGATTGACAGAGCAGTTAGCACATGGATAAATACTTGTGATATTATACACACCTCGCCTTACTGAAATAGGTGCATGTTGGCAGAAACACAGCACTGACAAATCCCGTAAATGTGTTAAAAGTAACGTTAAATGTGTTCAAAGTAACGTAAATTAGCTGAACTGTTAATGTAGATCTGAGCGTTACAATTGTTAATTTCATAGCAAAAAAAATAGGCAACCTAATGCTAACTAGCTAGCAAGCACCATGTGAAGAAAACGATGTAGTTAATTTGCTATATGACGAAGTGTTACAGTAGTGAAAACTAAAGTCCAAAGTTTGTTGACATGCTAACTCAATTAAGCTAGCTAATGCTAACGAGTGAAGGACGAGCTAAAGCATGAACGTTTAGCTAGCGCGAATTTAGCTCGCAGTCAGAAACATTTGCTaacacttacttacttacttaaaaaCACTCAGAGTGTTTAAACGAGCAGGTGAAATGCGATTTGGCATGCACATGTCGGGCAGGGGCACTTCAAGCCCCAGTGAATGTTGTGTGTTACACCAAAACATGTCCGTCATGTTCGGAATGTCAGATAATCAAGGTTCCGGTTACGCTTATTGTTTACGTAGTCCTACATGCAGTTTACCACCAGAGGGTGCCGTAACCAAAGTTTATGAAAATACCACAGAAAGGAAAGCAACGGACTGATTTAAAAACCCATCCAATTATCAGAGTAGTTGACACAGTCGATTAAGACTGAGCATATTATTTGAACATATTCTTTCCGGAATGTAATCAGTGTGCACGGATCTGTATTTCACTTTAAAAGTAggctgctgctactactactactactactactactacaaacAAGGTTAACATCTGTACTGTACATGGGAATCATACTACATCTGGTTTTCACATTACTGGGCGACAGTGGAAAAGTAAAATAATCTCATTTGGGACTTTTACGCACAGCATCCAAACAATCTCCATGCGCAACCGCCCAAACATAAAGCAATAACTGTATTAACCCTTGCAAGTTTTTCGAAAAGCAAGTAGTCTTGTCCATCGCCCCCTGACGTAAAAACACCACAATGCTCCTTTAATATTCGTACAGCGTAGTGTGTATGCGCCATTGTAGGGCGCTTTATTTTGGATAAATAGCTATGTTGATATAGTTTTAGAGTGAGAAATTGAATTGTAGTCTATCTACACTATTCTGATATTCCAAAAATATTCCTGCAGAAACATATTGTGTCAGTGAACAGCCACAGAGTCAGGAAAAATAAAGTCCTTTCCCGGTCAATCCTCAAGCTCTGAACTGGAGCGCTGAAATGTTGGAGCGGCCCCAGAACCCCCGACTACACACAGCACACCAGCTCATCTGATGGTCCTCAGTTTGTCTCTGCCCGGTTTATAGGACTTGATTTCGCGGCGAAATGCCCCCCAAAGAGCCACAGCTGACTGGAATAGAAGCACTGACTGCAGCTAAATGAGATTCTAGGTAAAACAACTTTCTTGCATGCCTAAAACAGTATGCACCCTTAATTTGTTTACTTGTAGTGCCATGTTACTGACAACTTGAATGTGTGTCCTACAGCTTAGACAACTCATTAGGTTCATGTTAatcaaacatttacatttagagATGCTCTTTAATGTACATGAACTCAGTTACTTTAGAGATTATTTAAAGGTTGCAGCATGTTTAGAAGaattatttgcacaaattaCTCTGGCTTTTTTTGTCTCTCTAACGTTGCAGACATTTTATAAAGCACATTGACAGTATCAGGAACAGTTTAATTTGAGCGAATCATGGTATTGTCATTACTGTCATGAACTTTACAGCTCCCTGTTTGGGCTGCAGTAGGATGCATAATAGTATCATATACAACAGGTAAATATCATGATACTGGTTGAATATTTTGTGCTTTGCATCCACTGTAAGTTTATGCATTTTATTGCTTTGTCTTGTAAACTACTTTCTGCTAGGATGGAAATGTTGCTGAGGGGAAACCTGAGGAGAGGAGTGGGTCTCTGCATTCTGCTGTTGGCTCTGGTACACGGGGCCACAGGCCAGAGAAGAAAGACAGGGCGCAAGAACAACTACAGGCTGCATGACGACGGAGGAAATGGTAATTCTTTAAATGAGACATGTTGGTGGGGAAGGTCTGTCACTGTATCCTGGGGCGGGTGTAACAGACTCCAGGTATGAGGACCAGACATTGACCAATCGATCATCCACAGCTCAAGATACACAGCTTCAATTACTATGTGCAACATTTATATGTCTGGGTGGGATTATGTGAGGAAACATGCAGATAACTTACAAAGTTCCAcagcatacatacacaaaccaTATCCATATTTGATAAATGATTATATGGCTGCCAGCATAATAGTCAGGTcctcaagtctcaagtccttgGTGTTAAAATCCCACTTCAGGTCTAAAACTAAAGTCCTTATTAAGCTTTTTATCCCAGTGATTGAACCCACAAAACCAAAGCTCACAGGTCACAGTGGGACCATCGTGGTGCGCCATGGCTCAGGAGATATGGAGGTTTGTTCCTCAGCTCCTCCGTGGGCAAGACACTGAGCCCCAAATTGCTCCAGCACCTTGCTGGTAGCTTCCAAtttttaaagcactttggattaaaacaccatATAAATGCAACCAATTACCATTTTCCAGTGAATAGATCAGATAGGTCTCTCTGCTTTGAGGTCAGCTCAGCCCTAAAGAACTGAACTGTAAGCCTAACCCTTTTAGAGTCTGAGTGTCCTGTGattgtttaaattaaaattcAAATACTTTTGTATCAGCATTCGCTTAAAACTCTCTGGTGaaataatacatgtttttaattttccctatgtgtgtgtataaaaagaCATTGTGGCAGACAATAATGCATGCTTGGGCTGCAATTAACGATCATTTAAGGATATATTAAACTcttgatatgtttttttttaaataatgaattcattacttagtctataaaatgtctaaGGTGACTTATTGATTTTGCTTGTTTTGGCTGACCAATAGTCCAAAACTGAAATATAGTCAATGTAACATAGTTGCTTTCTGTTAGACAACAAATCAATGAATCGTGCAATCGTTTCAACACTACTGCAGGAATATACCAGTTTATGAACATCACCCGTCTTGCAGTTCTATTTCCTTCTCCTATAGGTCTGACTTGTTCGCTGGAGGTGGTGTTCATCCTGGACAGCTCGGAGAGTGCAAAAATATTCCTGTTTGAGAAGCAGAAGGCCTTCGTGTTGAGCTTCAGCACCCGCCTCTCCATGCTGCAGGTAGCCGGCTGGACGCTGAAGATGCGAATGGCTGCACTTCAGTACAGCAGCTCTGTGTCCATAGAGCACCGATTCTCAGCCTGGAAAGACCTGGATGCATTTCACAGTCAAGTCAGCACCATGAACTACATCGGCCATGGCACCTACACCACCTACGCCATCACCAATGCCTCGCAGCTGCTGGTGCAGGAGACGCCAGCGGACAGCGTCAGGGTGGCAGTGCTGATGACTGACGGGGTCGACCATCCCCGTAACCCTGATGTGATTGCAGCTGCAGCAGAGGCCAAAGGTCACGGCACAAAGTTCTTCACTGTTGGTTTATCAGACATCAGCCAGCAGAGACAGAATAACGCCAAGCTCCGGGCCATCGCCAGCACACCTCCTCAGCAGTTTGTCCAAAGTCTTCTTGATCCTCAGCTGGAGGAGAAGCTACTCAAAGAGATGGTGAGTGTTGGCTTCAAGTGAGATGACCTCAGTTAAGATGGCACCTGTATTAACACGAGAAAcaacaattcaattcagtttatttaagaagGGGACAATGCAAATGAATAAAAGTGCATGATTTTGCATGGGTTAAAAATGCCAGAATTAGGCAAAAAGCTATTTTTCATTTGTAGTCCCTTGGGACAGAATGTCTTGacaagagtgttttttttttcatcccaaAAGCAAGAATTGTTGGTATTAAGTCATGGAAGTGATCATTGTGTTACTGGTACTGACTGACTTTACAAGTCAGTGTGGTACACCTGTATACCGTATAATGGCTGTAATTATTAAAGCCCTTACTGTACTCAAGGTGTAGGATTTGAAACTTTCAGACGTTGCCGCCCCCTAGTGGTGATAGTAAAAAAAAGACGCTGGGGCAGACCACGAATCAAACCCGGGTCATTGAGAATGAAGGTTTAAAAACAGTGCATAGACTGCAATAATTGTCTCATGGATTGTATGCTTGTTCTACAAATAAAACCTCATACTATCAGAATAATTTGAAAGATGCTATAATCTCATAAAAAAATCTACACACAGGTGGCTTTAATGTTTGGCTTTCATCAGTGACAGAAAGTTCAAACAATTTCAAAGTAGTAAATTCATACTTTTCTTAACAAACTATGTGGTGTTACAGGATTTGTCTTTATGCTGTTAGTCTTAGTCTAACTGCAGTACTGAGAGAGTTAAGAACAACAGGCTATCCAtgtctagcctcgtgagaccgtcctgatctcgcgagctccagttttccactcgcagcaaatgcgaagcaatccatctggcggagtcaggttaatccATGTCCATATCCACATAGAGCAGCAACAGGGTTTCTTTCTGTATGGATTTTGTGTGTTCTCTTCGGGTTCCCTATGGTAGCTTTGGTTTAAGTCCTTTGTCCAAAACCATTGAGCTTAGAGCTGGGATTGGTCTTTAAGCACTGTGGCTTTACACTTCTGAACAGTTAGGATAGATCAAACGCAGAGCAGTAATAATTAACAAATAACTTCATAACAAAGTTAATGAGCGGTATCTCTCAATgaaaaaagcatgaaaaaagcattgcTATGTTTTATCTTGACCGCTATCATGTCTCTGATTGCACTTGATGGAATTTCAAAGGGTTTATTGATCCGGAGAGTTTGTCTCAACCCACACCGAAACACACCTTCTTTAAACTTAATTTAAGATAttaaaatcaaccaatcaaaaaTGTCACAGGGTCCTCACAAGAAAGCAGCAGTGATTGCAAATACTGTTTGACCTACATCCGGTAGAGTGGTTCCCGATCTTGGGGTTAGGACTCTACATCGAAGGGGTCAGAAATTGattaaagggataaaaaaaaaaaaaaaaaaaaaaaaaatatatatatatatatatatatatatatatatattgaattcacataaatgtatgtttttctaTACTTTTCCCCCATTTGTTTGGTTTGACACATGGTTGAGAAGCACTAATGATCCACTGCACACCCAGCAGCCTATCACAGTGACAACAGCATGCAGAGGGGTTTATATTCCCCTCTTTTTCTGCACTTTCTGTCCTCAAAGTGGGTTCACATCTCAGTGACACAGTTGTGTCTGCATGACGGGGCTTTCCCGCCTGCTTTGCATTTTCCACACGCACAGAAATGTCAAATATCTGCAGTAGGTCAGGACCTGTCCAAGAGAGAGGCATGGCTTTTTCTGCTTTCCAGAAAAGTGTGATATTATTCATTCACAGTTATAGCTTGCAACAGTGTTAAAGGAAGACAGCGTCTAAAACGAAGGTGCCAAGGTTTCTCCAAAACTAATAAATTGATCTTTTCTGTGAGTGAATGAACTGCCTCTGATATTTTTTGTCTTATGTTTTGCATTCAGGGTGCAGTCGCATTTGAAGGGGTAAGTCTTCAAATACAATCCAGCATTTTACTTCTATGATTAATTTGTGTATATGGTTGCAattactttgtatttttttctctctctgttagtGTCCACAGGcccaagtgtgtttgtgtgaaagaggagagaggggccCTCAAGGAAGTCCGGTGAGTTCTGTATAAAAACTGTATTCTTTACCAAAATTATCAGATACTCATTCTGTATTTCGTCACCACAAACATACAAAGGATCATCTTGtcttttaattcaattcaattgaattttatttatattatcaaatcataacaagagttagcATCTAACCAAGACTTAACTTTTACTAATTCCAGGGTAGAAAAGGAGACGCAGGCTTCAGAGGGCCACCTGGTCTAAAAGGAAGCAGGGTAAGTCATCACACAAACTATTTTAGTGTCTGATTGTATGCAGCTCATTGTATgttattctctttttttataagGGGGAGTCTGGCTCGAACGGTCAACCTGGAAGTGATGGTGcagaggtaaaaaataaataatctctTACTACCAAGTAACATGCTTCTTATTCGATGAAATGCAGATTTAAAAACTTTCACCTACTACTCTTTACAGGGTCGTCCAGGTTATAAGGGTAACAAGGTGGGTGACATTTAGCTTTAGCAACATGCTTATTGGTTGTTTTACTGTCCTCAGAAAATAAGAGTCTAATCTTGTGTTTGGTCTTttagggggagagaggagactgTGGCACTCCGGGGGAAAAGGGTGACACTGTATGAACATTATTAACTACATTGTTTTAATCAATACCAAGAACTTTGCCTCTTGTAATGAATTAAGTGTCATTTTGCAGGGACCTGAGGGACCTCCAGGCCAGCAAGGCACGAAAGGAGAACAGGTAGAGCACAACTAAGAATTAACAGCAATTAATCTTGGTTTGATAATTTTAAACCCTACAAATACAAAGTTCGCAGGTTAATTACATATATGGAAAAAGGCATTTCCTGACTTTTTGTGTCCtacaaccaggtgagctaccagggcgccaTTTCtgacatattttattattttgttttcattatttctaTCAGTCATTCATGAAATAGGAAGCTTGAGgacattttttaactttttttttaaatacaca
This window of the Perca flavescens isolate YP-PL-M2 chromosome 6, PFLA_1.0, whole genome shotgun sequence genome carries:
- the mios gene encoding GATOR2 complex protein MIOS, with amino-acid sequence MSGSKPDILWSPHHPDRYVICDSELGLYRIGPVGSSETKAGTLPLSEETAATLLAINSDTPYMKCVAWYPKHEPECLLAVGQANGRVVLTSLGQSHNSTCKELVGKEFVPKHARQCNTLAWNPVDSNLLAAGLDKHRADFSVLIWDISSKFSSEASVASEKIRLSSVDLDSSSVVTKPLYELGQNDACLSLCWLLRDPKLLLAGMHRNLAIFDLRNTSQKTFVNTKAIQGVTVDPHFPDRVASFFEGQVAIWDLRKFEKPVLTLTEQPKPLTKVAWCPTRNGLLATLTRDSNIIRLYDMQHTPTPIGDETEPTIIERSVQPCESQIGSFAWHPSSQNRMVVVSATNRVMTDFTVFERISLAWSSTTSLMWACGRHLYDCVEDGAEGVESVIEKDIATKMRQRAQSRYGHDTVQVWRNHLLAGGNDPQLKSLWYDLFYMKQCAEDMELKLQGNKQSVVYSGIKNIVKTSSGTKESRRCWSGSDRQTDLPRYDSEERCLALRLCGWLSRGPDIGVEMFLRSLEQEREWERAAAVALFNLDIRRAIQILNKGATAEKGDLNLNVVAMALSGYTDEKSSLWREMCSSLRLQLKNPYLCVMFAFLTSEPGAYDGVLYESSVAVRDRVAFACMFLSDAQLPRYMDKLTNEMKEAGNLEGILLTGLSKDGVDLMESHVDRTGDVQTASFCMLKGSPGEVLKDPRVQCWIENYRNLLDAWRFWHKRAEFDIYRGKLDPGSKPLAQVFVSCNFCGKSISYSCSAMPHQGRGFSQYGVSGSPTKSKVTSCPGCRKPLPRCALCLMNMGTPVSNCPGTGKSDEKVDLTRENKLAQFNNWFTWCHNCRHGGHAGHMLSWFRDHTECPVSACTCKCMQLDTTGNLVPSDSS